The sequence TAGGGATCTCGGCTACCGCCTTGGCTCCGAACGGCCCGCTGTCCTCCATGGTCTGGACCAGAAATACATCAGTTCGGGGCATTTCGTCAGCGCGGTAGATCCAGTAGGGACCGAAGGCAGCGTTGAGCATTCGGCCGTCGTCGTCGAGGGCGAATTCCTCGCAGTGGGCGTAACCGAGGGCCTGGAGAAGTCCGCCTTCTACTTGGCCGCTGGCCGTGACCGGATTGATAGCTACTCCACAGTCAACAGCCATAACCATGTGATGGATCGTGACCTGGCCTGTCTCGGTGTCGAGTTCGATTTCGACGAATGTTGAACCAAATGGCGGTGGGCAGGTTGGTGATACATAGGATCCGGTGCCCATGATTTGCTCCTGGTCGTTGAGGTGCAACGAGTCCAGGGCGATCTCTTCCAGACTGACAGATCTACCATCGGGGGCGTACGCTCGGCTGTCCCGAAGCTCGATTGAGCAAACGTCGCAGCCAAAGACCTCGACATCGTCATGGTGTTCCAGAGTTACACCCTTTGCCTGTAGATGAGCGTCGGGGAGCTTGATGTCTAAGAGCATTGCGGCTCGTTCTTTGAGTCGATCGCGGACCACTTCGGCGGCCTTGAGAGCTGCAGTGCCAGAGATGTAGGTGGTGCTCGACGCGTAGGCCCCTGTGTCGAAGGGTGTTACGTCAGTATCTGATGAGTAAACCTGAATGTCGTCAAGGGGGACTCCGAGTACTTCGGCGGCGATCTGTCCCAGCACAGTGTCCGAGCCGGTACCTAGATCGGTTGCGCCAACCAACATGTTGAACGATCCATCGTCGTTCAACTTGATAAAGCAGCCGCCCATATCCAGAAACGGGATGGCCGTCCCGTGCATGGCGTGGGCGTAGCCGATGCCTCGGCGGATGTGCGGTTGGTCGGCAGGCTCTCGCCACAACCGGTCTTCTCGCCGGTGCCAGCCGATGGCTCGCGCTCCCTGAGCTACACACTCTTCGATGCCGTCGGACATCACGATCGGATACTCATCAAACTCGGCCTCTACCAGCGCCTGTTCACCTATGTGGGGAGCGAGGTTCAGCTCGTCACCTGTTTTCGCCCAGTTCTGGCGTCGGAAATCGATTGGGTCAAGTTCGAGGTCGGCCGCTATGTCTTCCATGTGGCATTCCAGGCCGAACAGGGCCTGGGGCGCGCCATAGCCACGGTAAGCGCCGGGTACCGGGATATTGGTGTAGGCGACCTCGCAGTCGAAGCGCTTATTGGGAGCGTTGTATGACGTGAGACCTCGCAGGCCGGCAATGGCCTGCACGCCAAAACCATGGGTTCCGAACGGGCCGGTGTTGCCGACCAACCGCATCTCCTGGGCTACTAGGGCGCCGTCGTCGTTGACTCCAGTCCGGTAGGTCATCGTTTGCGGATGCCGGGTCCGGCTAGAAACAAATTCTTCCTCGCGGGAGAGTTCCAGTCGGACTGGACGACGGGTGGCAATGGTCAAGTGGGCGACGATGTCTTCGATCAGCATCTCTTGCTTTACGCCAAAGCCACCGCCGATACGAGGCTTAATGATGCGAATGTCTTTGATTTTGCGTCCGACGAGCGGCGCCAGCATGCGGCGAGTGTGGAAAGGAACTTGGGTGGCGGTCCTGACTACGAGACGTTCGTCAGAGTCCAGCCATGCGACAGAGATGTGAGGTTCGATGGGGCACTGTTGAACCTGGTGCACCCGGAAGGTTTGTTCATAGTAGTGGTCAGCTGATGACAGGGCAGCTTCGACGTCGCCTCGCTCAACGTCCATGCAGTGCACAAGGTTCCGCGAGGGGTCGGCGATATCGGTCGTGTCGTTCTCGTCATGGATAACTGGGGCACTACCAGATAGGGCCTCCAACTCGTCGAACACTGCCGGTAGGACTTCCCAGGTGACTTCGATGAGCGAACAGGCTTCTTGAGCGATTTCGACCGTCTCAGCAGCCACCGCGGCCACCCGATCGCCGACGTGTCGGACCTTGTTGTCGAACGAAACCTGATCGTAGGGTTTGGGATTCGGATACGACTGGCCACCGGAG is a genomic window of Longimicrobiales bacterium containing:
- a CDS encoding molybdopterin-dependent oxidoreductase: FAATGAMQSGYSVGAMVLGTLALLKHDPNPDENAIRDMLSGILDRETAYVKPVAAVQRAAAVLRGEEVESFRPLMVTPMTDGVNPAVLDPDDGPPTISPAIPRVVPSGDVPTTTVVGQPEVKVDALRLVKGNPAFTDDFEMRGLLYAKVLRSPYAHARIISIDDSAARALPGVHAVIHHGNVPRVKYASGGQSYPNPKPYDQVSFDNKVRHVGDRVAAVAAETVEIAQEACSLIEVTWEVLPAVFDELEALSGSAPVIHDENDTTDIADPSRNLVHCMDVERGDVEAALSSADHYYEQTFRVHQVQQCPIEPHISVAWLDSDERLVVRTATQVPFHTRRMLAPLVGRKIKDIRIIKPRIGGGFGVKQEMLIEDIVAHLTIATRRPVRLELSREEEFVSSRTRHPQTMTYRTGVNDDGALVAQEMRLVGNTGPFGTHGFGVQAIAGLRGLTSYNAPNKRFDCEVAYTNIPVPGAYRGYGAPQALFGLECHMEDIAADLELDPIDFRRQNWAKTGDELNLAPHIGEQALVEAEFDEYPIVMSDGIEECVAQGARAIGWHRREDRLWREPADQPHIRRGIGYAHAMHGTAIPFLDMGGCFIKLNDDGSFNMLVGATDLGTGSDTVLGQIAAEVLGVPLDDIQVYSSDTDVTPFDTGAYASSTTYISGTAALKAAEVVRDRLKERAAMLLDIKLPDAHLQAKGVTLEHHDDVEVFGCDVCSIELRDSRAYAPDGRSVSLEEIALDSLHLNDQEQIMGTGSYVSPTCPPPFGSTFVEIELDTETGQVTIHHMVMAVDCGVAINPVTASGQVEGGLLQALGYAHCEEFALDDDGRMLNAAFGPYWIYRADEMPRTDVFLVQTMEDSGPFGAKAVAEIP